In Hydrogenovibrio thermophilus, the following are encoded in one genomic region:
- a CDS encoding helix-turn-helix domain-containing protein produces MYQEQLPPFALSQVVDCFWQAEMHTQAQLIVPDGCQDWVFERTEHTTDAFLIGSMTEAQSVRVIGSKTFFGVRFRPGALSLLTAMPMQPLTNQRCDLNELFPFSNSLKAQLSTPELDLPAFAERLSTALLNSTSRLTSDNHRRLTYFAQAAEGNIQQLADHLHISRRHFHRLFTHAFGYSPRFYGKVQRFNRLNERLQQGDALLEATLEAGYYDQAHMNRDVKQLTGLTPRDWLNQT; encoded by the coding sequence ATGTATCAAGAACAGCTACCACCGTTCGCCTTATCTCAAGTAGTGGATTGCTTCTGGCAAGCGGAAATGCACACTCAGGCCCAGTTGATTGTGCCGGATGGTTGCCAAGACTGGGTTTTTGAACGTACGGAACACACGACCGACGCCTTTCTCATCGGCAGCATGACCGAGGCTCAAAGTGTTCGAGTGATTGGAAGCAAAACCTTCTTCGGCGTCCGCTTCCGTCCCGGTGCTTTGAGTTTATTGACAGCCATGCCCATGCAGCCGCTCACCAACCAGCGTTGCGACTTAAATGAACTGTTCCCATTTTCGAATTCTCTTAAAGCACAGCTTTCCACTCCGGAACTTGACTTACCCGCCTTTGCAGAGCGGCTTTCCACCGCGCTGTTAAACAGCACTTCTCGTTTAACCTCGGACAACCATCGTCGGCTGACCTATTTCGCCCAAGCCGCCGAAGGCAATATTCAACAGCTCGCTGACCATCTCCACATTTCGAGACGCCACTTCCACCGCCTGTTCACACATGCTTTCGGTTACTCACCACGCTTTTATGGCAAGGTGCAACGCTTCAATCGTTTGAATGAACGTTTACAACAGGGAGATGCTTTACTTGAAGCAACGCTGGAAGCCGGTTATTACGATCAAGCTCACATGAATCGAGACGTCAAGCAGCTGACCGGACTCACACCAAGAGATTGGTTAAACCAGACGTGA
- a CDS encoding thioredoxin family protein has translation MVSLTTPVCDFGQPAIDFNLPGVDGQNWTLEKAKGPNGLLVMFICNHCPYVKAIQTRLANDARILRDDYGLNSIAIMSNDPTEYAEDSFDNMKRIAETFDFPFPYVMDETQEVAKAYGAVCTPDFFGYNADLGLQYRGRLDASRKETAPEDVKRDLLDAMIQVAETGQGPAEQIPSMGCSIKWKD, from the coding sequence ATGGTCAGTTTAACCACACCAGTGTGCGATTTCGGACAACCGGCAATTGATTTCAACCTGCCCGGCGTGGACGGTCAGAACTGGACGCTGGAAAAAGCCAAAGGGCCGAACGGCCTGTTGGTGATGTTCATCTGCAACCACTGCCCTTATGTCAAAGCCATCCAGACGCGCTTGGCGAATGACGCCCGCATTCTGCGTGACGACTACGGCCTCAACAGCATCGCCATTATGTCGAACGACCCGACGGAATACGCTGAGGATTCTTTCGACAATATGAAACGCATCGCCGAAACATTCGATTTTCCGTTCCCGTATGTCATGGACGAAACGCAGGAAGTGGCCAAAGCCTATGGCGCGGTCTGCACCCCGGACTTTTTCGGTTACAACGCCGATCTGGGCTTACAGTACCGCGGTCGCCTGGATGCCTCGCGCAAGGAAACCGCGCCGGAAGACGTTAAGCGCGACCTGTTGGACGCGATGATTCAAGTCGCCGAAACCGGACAAGGCCCCGCCGAACAAATTCCCAGCATGGGCTGCTCGATCAAGTGGAAAGATTGA
- a CDS encoding VOC family protein, translating to MKLSYSILYVEDVKRSMDFYQKAFGIEPRFLHEGGDYAEMETGDTTLAFCAHELAEQIIRQPYQHAHPNQPIASQITLEPDSVKSAFEAAVAAGATIRAEPEVKPWNFEVAILQDPDGHLIELAKELAKG from the coding sequence ATGAAATTAAGCTATAGCATTTTGTACGTCGAAGACGTCAAACGGTCGATGGATTTTTATCAAAAAGCTTTCGGTATCGAACCGCGCTTTTTACACGAAGGCGGCGATTATGCCGAAATGGAAACCGGAGATACTACACTGGCTTTTTGCGCCCATGAGCTTGCCGAACAAATTATCAGACAACCTTATCAGCACGCTCACCCAAACCAGCCCATTGCCAGTCAGATTACTCTGGAACCGGATTCGGTCAAATCCGCTTTCGAGGCGGCGGTGGCCGCAGGTGCCACCATTCGTGCCGAACCGGAGGTCAAGCCGTGGAATTTCGAAGTCGCCATTCTGCAAGACCCGGACGGCCACTTGATTGAACTGGCCAAAGAACTTGCAAAGGGTTAA
- a CDS encoding rhodanese-like domain-containing protein, translating into MDYIEAAKQVIQEVSQEDGRALVEKGVKVLDVREPGEYLAGAINGAINVPRGVLEPAADLNYPGANPALRDHRDDAWLVVCKSGGRAALATQTLSEMGFKNVTNLVGGMDGWQAAGFPMAIPSDENMTVVLKEPCRID; encoded by the coding sequence ATGGATTATATCGAAGCGGCCAAGCAAGTGATTCAAGAAGTGTCTCAGGAAGACGGTCGTGCGTTGGTTGAAAAGGGTGTGAAGGTCCTGGACGTGCGTGAGCCGGGCGAATACCTGGCGGGCGCGATTAACGGCGCGATCAATGTGCCGAGAGGCGTTTTGGAACCGGCGGCGGATTTGAATTACCCGGGCGCGAATCCGGCGTTGCGCGACCACCGTGACGACGCTTGGTTGGTGGTGTGTAAATCCGGCGGGCGCGCGGCGTTGGCCACTCAAACTTTATCCGAAATGGGCTTTAAGAATGTGACCAATCTGGTTGGCGGGATGGACGGTTGGCAAGCGGCCGGTTTCCCGATGGCGATTCCGTCGGACGAGAACATGACGGTGGTTTTGAAAGAACCTTGCCGTATCGACTGA